Below is a genomic region from Listeria swaminathanii.
TCTACCGTTCCCATTTGAACAAAAGGAATCGGTGTAGAAAGTTTATTTACGAGTACAAAAGGCCGTTTTACATAAATTGTATCTGTATGAGGAATTGCGATTTTGATGCCATTCATCTCGAGTCCAGTAGGAAAAACTACTTCTCGGCTTGTTACCGCTTCTCTAAAAGTTGGCTCTACATACTGCTCTTTCTCTAATATATTGCTCGTGTATTCAAAAAGTTCTGCCTGACTCTCGTATCTTGAATTTATCAGGGTTAACTCTTTTTGAAACAAATCATGGTAATCCACGCGACGCTCACCCCCTTTCAAGGATTTCAACGATTTTCTTTTTGTTAGTAGAAGCGAGAAGTTCCGCTAATCTCTCTGGCTGCAAGAAAATTTCGTTCAATTTTAGTAATAGTGGTATGTGCTTGTTTTGTTCGGATGGAGCTAGGGCAATCATGATTTTGACCGCTTTGTTCCCGGGTGTCCTTGTGTCCGCTTTCATTATCATCAACTGAATATCTTGCTTGATTACGCCATTCGCCGGTTTGGCATGTGGCAAGTAAATATTCGGACCAATCATCATCTGCTCATAATTTTGATAGAAGATTTCTTCGCAAGTATGAATGTAACAAGTATCCACTGTTCCGCGTTCTAGCATTGGTGAAAATGCCGCCGAAACCAGCCTCTCCCACTCAAGCGGAGTTTCTAAAAAATGAATCTGTTCTTCGGTAATCCTCATTTGTTCAGGCTCTTTTTTCTCCACGGGCTGCTCTTTTTTGCTAAAAAACGATTCTACTTTTGCTTGCACTAAGCGAATATTTTCTTCCGGAATTTCATCTTTTAGCATGGCAAGTAGTTCTTTGGTTTTTTTATGACTGTCCATTTCGATGGCCTTGTCGACTTGTTCTCTAAGGATTTGTCGGCTATCTTTACTTAAAATCGACGGGATCACAAAAATGGTGGCATTACTTTGGACTGGAACGGTTGTAAAAATAAAATCGATATCACGCGCGACCGTATTTAATTGCCGCACCGCATAAGCTCCTT
It encodes:
- a CDS encoding PTS sugar transporter subunit IIA; the encoded protein is MDYHDLFQKELTLINSRYESQAELFEYTSNILEKEQYVEPTFREAVTSREVVFPTGLEMNGIKIAIPHTDTIYVKRPFVLVNKLSTPIPFVQMGTVDKWIDVEVIFMLGIKNPQDQVPLLSSIMEKFMEADFVEQIKEINDSNTLCDFLKKQFGE